One window of Pyrus communis chromosome 12, drPyrComm1.1, whole genome shotgun sequence genomic DNA carries:
- the LOC137711243 gene encoding bifunctional dTDP-4-dehydrorhamnose 3,5-epimerase/dTDP-4-dehydrorhamnose reductase-like yields MGFPSNGAEKPLKFLIYGRTGWIGGLLGKLCEAQSIDYVYGSGRLENRSSLEADIANIKPTHIFNAAGVTGRPNVDWCESHKVETIRTNVVGTLTLADVCRERGLILINYATGCIFEYDAGHPLGSGIGFKEEDTPNFIGSFYSKTKAMVEDLLNDFENVCTLRVRMPISSDLCNPRNFITKITRYDKVVDIPNSMTILDELLPISIEMAKRNLTGIYNFTNPGVVSHNEILEMYKEYIDPSFSYKNFTLEEQAKVIVAPRSNNELDASKLKKEFPKLLSIKESLIKNVFKPNQKTATA; encoded by the exons ATGGGGTTCCCATCCAACGGTGCCGAGAAGCCGCTCAAGTTTCTGATCTACGGCCGCACGGGCTGGATTGGCGGCCTCCTCGGCAAGCTCTGCGAGGCCCAATCAATCGACTACGTCTACGGCTCCGGCCGCCTCGAGAACCGCAGCTCGCTCGAGGCCGACATCGCCAATATTAAGCCCACCCATATCTTCAACGCCGCTGGCGTCACCGGCCGCCCCAACGTCGACTGGTGCGAATCCCATAAGGTCGAGACCATCCGGACCAACGTGGTCGGCACCTTGACCCTTGCTGACGTCTGTAGGGAGCGCGGCCTGATCCTCATTAACTATGCGACCGGGTGCATTTTCGAGTACGATGCGGGTCACCCGCTCGGGTCGGGCATTGGGTTCAAGGAGGAGGACACCCCCAACTTTATCGGATCTTTCTATTCCAAGACCAAGGCCATG GTGGAAGATCTGCTCAACGATTTTGAGAACGTCTGTACTTTGCGTGTTAGAATGCCAATTTCATCCGACTTATGCAACCCCCGTAACTTCATCACGAAGATCACTCGATATGATAAGGTAGTTGACATTCCCAACTCCATGACGATCTTGGACGAACTCCTCCCCATTTCCATCGAGATGGCAAAGAGGAATCTCACGGGAATCTACAACTTTACAAACCCCGGAGTGGTCAGCCACAACGAGATCTTGGAGATGTACAAGGAATACATTGACCCCAGCTTCTCTTACAAGAACTTTACTCTCGAGGAGCAGGCAAAGGTGATTGTTGCTCCTAGGAGCAACAATGAACTTGACGCCTCGAAATTGAAGAAAGAATTCCCTAAACTCCTGTCGATCAAGGAATCTCTCATTAAGAACGTCTTCAAGCCAAACCAGAAGACTGCTACAGCTTAA